One Triticum dicoccoides isolate Atlit2015 ecotype Zavitan chromosome 5B, WEW_v2.0, whole genome shotgun sequence genomic window carries:
- the LOC119305257 gene encoding AAA-ATPase ASD, mitochondrial-like translates to MEVAMVEWWPWFGSAVASTIFLWSMVQNHIPDALRLNLAALAAKLTAYFNPYLQITISENGAQRWKRSELFLTVEAYLSDACARRARRLKAELGEDSKNIQVSIVDHEGVTDDFSGATLWWHASKQRPNANVISLYPGEDEKRFYRVTFHKRHHDLVVDSYLPFVLGEGRTVIIKNRQRLLFTNKAGGSSSPYGARTAWSHVPFEHPATFDTLAMDPKQKEDVIDDLMAFQESKEYYAKVGKAWKRGYLLYGPPGTGKSTMIAAMANFLDYDVYDLELTAINNNTELRKLFIETTGKSIIVIEDIDCSADLTGKRRKDKKASGDKDSDGNDKPKLPIEPEKDDATKVTLSGLLNFIDGLWSACGGERIIIFTTNYKEKLDPALIWRGRMDKHIEMSYCRFESFKVLAKNYLDVVEHELFGEIQQLLEETDMSPADVGENLMPMSKKKKRDPDVCLAGLIEVLKQAKEDATVAKAKEEEVAKEAEAKKAKEKEEAEVKKAKEKEEGKDKTSEEAIGDNMQADKIQE, encoded by the coding sequence ATGGAGGTGGCGATGGTGGAGTGGTGGCCATGGTTCGGATCGGCTGTGGCGAGCACCATTTTCCTATGGTCCATGGTGCAGAACCACATCCCGGACGCCCTCCGCCTCAACCTCGCCGCTTTGGCCGCCAAGCTCACCGCCTACTTCAACCCTTACCTCCAGATCACCATCTCGGAGAACGGCGCCCAGCGCTGGAAGCGAAGCGAACTCTTCCTCACCGTCGAGGCCTACCTGAGCGACGCATGTGCCCGTCGCGCGCGCAGGCTCAAAGCCGAGCTCGGCGAGGACAGCAAGAACATCCAGGTCTCCATCGTCGACCACGAGGGAGTCACCGATGACTTCTCCGGCGCCACGCTCTGGTGGCACGCCTCCAAGCAGCGACCCAATGCCAATGTCATCAGTTTGTACCCTGGCGAGGACGAGAAGCGCTTCTACCGGGTCACCTTCCATAAGCGACACCACGACCTCGTCGTCGATTCTTACCTGCCTTTCGTCCTCGGCGAGGGCCGCACCGTCATCATCAAGAACCGCCAGCGCCTCCTGTTCACCAACAAAGCCGGCGGCAGCTCGAGCCCTTACGGGGCCAGGACCGCCTGGAGCCATGTACCGTTCGAGCACCCGGCGACCTTCGACACCCTTGCCATGGACCCCAAACAGAAGGAGGACGTCATCGACGACCTCATGGCATTCCAAGAGAGCAAGGAGTACTACGCTAAGGTCGGCAAGGCGTGGAAGCGCGGGTACCTCCTTTACGGCCCGCCCGGCACCGGCAAGTCCACTATGATAGCCGCCATGGCCAACTTCCTCGACTACGACGTCTACGACCTCGAGCTCACGGCCATCAACAACAACACCGAGTTGCGAAAGCTCTTCATCGAGACGACGGGCAAGTCCATCATCGTCATAGAGGACATTGACTGCTCCGCCGACCTCACCGGAAAACGCCGCAAGGACAAGAAGGCCTCTGGCGACAAGGACTCCGATGGAAACGACAAACCCAAGCTACCAATCGAGCCAGAGAAGGATGACGCGACCAAGGTGACGCTCTCTGGCCTGCTCAACTTCATCGACGGGCTGTGGTCTGCGTGCGGCGGTGAGcggatcatcatcttcaccaccaacTACAAGGAGAAGCTGGACCCCGCACTGATCTGGCGGGGCAGGATGGACAAGCACATTGAGATGTCTTACTGCCGCTTTGAGAGCTTCAAGGTACTCGCCAAGAACTACCTGGATGTGGTGGAGCACGAGCTGTTTGGGGAGATTCAGCAGCTGCTTGAGGAGACCGACATGTCGCCCGCTGACGTGGGAGAGAACCTGATGCCCATGTCCAAGAAGAAAAAGAGGGACCCTGACGTGTGCTTGGCAGGCCTCATCGAGGTGCTCAAGCAGGCCAAAGAAGACGCGACGGTCgccaaggcgaaggaggaagaggtGGCCAAGGAGGCTGAAGCGAAGAAAGCCAAGGAGAAAGAGGAGGCTGAAGTGAAGAAAGCCAAGGAGAAAGAGGAAGGGAAGGACAAAACATCAGAGGAAGCCATTGGAGACAACATGCAAGCTGACAAGATACAGGAGTAG